Genomic segment of Peribacillus frigoritolerans:
ATTGCCATGGTTAGATCAGCACGTTCCTGCTCATTCATGCCTTTAAAATAAACAGCCATTGACCAAGCGCTCATTTGGTAATCCGGAATCGATCCATCGGTAAACCCTTTGATGATGAACTGTATTTCTTCTGTAGTAAGAGCCTTTCCATCGCGCTTTTTCTCGATTAAATCTACCATTCTCATATTAGAATCCCCACTTTTTCAAGGACACCGCTTCTCTTTAGGTGTACTTGTATTTTTTTGGTCCGTTTTATATGTCTTTAACAATTTGCTTAACAAATTCAAGAAAACTGCTTTTCACTTTTTCAGTCGTTTCGATTACCTCTTCATGCGACAAAGGCTGATCCAGAATGCCCGCGGCCATATTGGTAAGGCATGAGATTCCGAGCACCCTCATTCCGCTATGCCTTGCTACGATAACTTCCGGAACTGTCGACATACCAACTGCATCCCCGCCAAGGATCCTTGCCATTTTCACTTCTGCCGGTGTCTCATAGGTCGGTCCTGTATTCCCGATATAGACACCTTCTTTAATATCCAATCCTAGTGAAGCTGCTATTTTTTTCGCTTGTGTCCGAAGGTCTTTATTATAAGCTTCCGACATATCAGGGAATCTAGGGCCGAAACGCTCTTCATTAGGACCAATCAATGGGTTTGCCCCCATTAAATTAATATGATCCGTAATGAGCATCAAGTCACCTGGTTCATAGCTTTCATTAACGCTTCCGGCAGCATTCGTTACGATTAACTGCTCAACACCAAGAAGTTTCATTACACGTACAGGAAAAGTGACCTTCTCCATGGAGTAACCCTCATAAAAGTGGAAACGTCCTTGCATCGCTACAACTTTTTT
This window contains:
- a CDS encoding purine-nucleoside phosphorylase: MFNKIETAASFIKSKIEGTPEIGLILGSGLGVLADEIENPITIPYHEIPEFPVSTVEGHAGQLVIGHLSGKKVVAMQGRFHFYEGYSMEKVTFPVRVMKLLGVEQLIVTNAAGSVNESYEPGDLMLITDHINLMGANPLIGPNEERFGPRFPDMSEAYNKDLRTQAKKIAASLGLDIKEGVYIGNTGPTYETPAEVKMARILGGDAVGMSTVPEVIVARHSGMRVLGISCLTNMAAGILDQPLSHEEVIETTEKVKSSFLEFVKQIVKDI